The Pseudomonadota bacterium genome has a window encoding:
- a CDS encoding ABC transporter ATP-binding protein yields MAQITFDNLAHSYLPAPQAEADYALKEINHTWADGEAYALLGSSGCGKTTLLNIISGLLTPSRGKIFFGDTDVTDAPTAARNIAQVFQFPVVYDTMTVRDNLAFPLRNRGAEAAYIASRVQTIAKMIGMEDELNHKARGLTADAKQKISLGRGMVREDVNALLFDEPLTVIDPHLKWELRTQLKSLHHEFGHTMIYVTHDQTEALTFADKVVVMYDGRVVQIGTPEELFETPGHTFVGYFIGSPGMNLLGAHVEGASARLPVGDVALGHAYGPVSGAVQIGIRPEYVQIGPAGEGLAGHVTRVEDVGRHKIVRLRIGDNALNAVIGEERPVPSGDVGVSFDRAKINVYADDWRVAPLETVREEAA; encoded by the coding sequence ATGGCGCAGATCACCTTTGACAACCTTGCGCATTCCTACTTGCCCGCGCCTCAGGCGGAAGCCGATTACGCGCTCAAAGAGATCAACCACACCTGGGCCGACGGCGAAGCGTATGCGCTCCTAGGATCATCCGGTTGCGGCAAGACCACGCTTCTGAACATCATTTCAGGGCTTCTGACACCGAGCCGCGGCAAGATCTTCTTCGGTGACACGGACGTTACCGACGCGCCAACGGCAGCACGCAACATCGCCCAGGTGTTTCAGTTTCCAGTCGTCTACGACACCATGACCGTTCGCGACAACCTGGCATTTCCTTTGCGCAATCGCGGCGCTGAGGCGGCCTATATCGCGAGCCGCGTTCAGACGATTGCCAAGATGATCGGCATGGAAGACGAACTGAACCATAAGGCGCGCGGCCTGACCGCCGACGCCAAGCAGAAGATTTCCCTTGGCCGAGGCATGGTTCGGGAAGATGTGAATGCGCTTTTGTTCGATGAACCGCTAACGGTGATCGACCCGCATCTGAAATGGGAACTGCGCACGCAGCTCAAGTCATTGCACCACGAATTCGGTCACACCATGATCTACGTGACCCACGATCAGACCGAAGCGCTGACCTTCGCCGACAAGGTCGTGGTGATGTATGATGGGCGCGTCGTGCAGATCGGGACACCCGAAGAGTTGTTTGAGACGCCCGGTCACACGTTCGTGGGCTACTTTATCGGCTCGCCGGGCATGAACTTGCTCGGCGCTCATGTCGAAGGAGCATCCGCCCGCTTGCCGGTTGGCGACGTTGCGCTTGGTCATGCCTACGGACCTGTTTCGGGGGCCGTGCAGATCGGCATTCGGCCGGAGTATGTACAGATCGGCCCAGCAGGTGAGGGTTTGGCCGGGCATGTGACGCGGGTGGAGGATGTCGGTCGCCACAAAATTGTTCGGCTGAGGATCGGCGACAACGCCTTGAATGCCGTCATCGGCGAAGAGCGGCCGGTGCCATCTGGCGACGTCGGAGTAAGTTTCGACCGGGCCAAGATTAACGTCTATGCCGATGACTGGCGTGTCGCACCGCTCGAGACAGTGCGCGAAGAGGCAGCCTGA
- a CDS encoding ABC transporter ATP-binding protein, whose amino-acid sequence MALVLEGVSKSVAGQPHIHPTDLELAPGTMNVLLGPTLAGKTTLMRLMAGLDTPNTGKVLWQGDDVTGVRVQDRGVAMVYQQFINYPSMTVFDNIASPLKLRNLAAAEIRQQVEEVAELMKLTPMLARKPLELSGGQQQRCALARALVKNAGLVLLDEPLANLDYKLREELRVEIPKIFERSGAIFVYATTEPEEALLLGGNTATLWEGKVTQFGPTPEVYRNPQTATTARVFSDPPMNFLKVTKAGGKLHFGDGNSAPAINQLREVDDGNYLAGFRPNHVELHRHVEDAMEFETTLSVTEITGSETFVHLDHHGEPWVGLLHGVHELELGMKLPVYLDTQHAYIFSEGGALVAPAPYAQTPPAEAA is encoded by the coding sequence ATGGCATTGGTGCTCGAAGGGGTATCCAAATCCGTTGCGGGGCAGCCGCACATTCATCCGACCGATCTGGAGCTTGCACCTGGCACGATGAACGTTCTGCTGGGTCCGACGCTTGCGGGCAAAACAACCCTCATGCGCCTCATGGCGGGCCTCGATACGCCAAACACCGGCAAGGTCTTGTGGCAAGGCGACGACGTTACAGGTGTGCGTGTACAGGACCGTGGCGTTGCGATGGTCTACCAGCAGTTCATCAACTACCCGTCGATGACCGTCTTCGATAACATCGCTTCGCCGCTCAAGCTGCGGAACCTGGCTGCCGCCGAGATCCGTCAGCAGGTCGAGGAAGTGGCGGAACTGATGAAGCTCACGCCCATGCTCGCGCGCAAACCGCTTGAACTGTCCGGCGGGCAACAGCAACGCTGTGCTCTGGCGCGCGCACTGGTCAAGAACGCCGGCCTTGTGCTGCTCGACGAGCCGCTGGCAAACCTCGATTACAAACTGCGCGAGGAACTCCGCGTGGAGATCCCTAAGATTTTTGAGCGCTCTGGCGCGATTTTTGTCTACGCCACCACGGAGCCGGAAGAAGCGCTCCTTTTAGGCGGGAACACGGCAACGCTCTGGGAGGGCAAGGTCACGCAGTTTGGACCAACGCCAGAGGTCTACCGCAATCCGCAAACAGCGACCACTGCCCGGGTCTTCTCAGACCCGCCAATGAACTTTCTTAAAGTGACCAAGGCGGGCGGGAAGCTGCATTTTGGCGATGGCAACTCCGCGCCTGCCATCAACCAGCTGCGCGAGGTGGACGATGGTAACTACCTTGCTGGTTTCAGGCCAAACCATGTTGAACTGCACCGGCACGTGGAGGACGCGATGGAGTTTGAGACCACCCTGTCGGTAACCGAGATCACCGGATCGGAAACCTTCGTGCATCTGGACCATCATGGCGAGCCCTGGGTCGGTCTGTTGCATGGTGTCCATGAGCTGGAGCTCGGCATGAAGCTGCCGGTCTACCTCGACACCCAGCACGCCTATATCTTCTCTGAAGGCGGCGCGCTGGTCGCGCCCGCACCCTACGCGCAAACTCCGCCGGCCGAGGCGGCCTGA
- a CDS encoding sugar ABC transporter permease, with the protein MNKTDNQKAWFLVLPVLVLVAFSAIIPLMTVVNYSVQDTFGNNVFFPAGLDWFRETLQSERMWASFWRQLAFSAIILAIQIPLGVYIALNMPKKGFWVSFCLVLMSLPLLIPWNVVGTIWQIFGRVDIGLLGYTLASIGIDYNYTQDAVDAWVTLVVMDVWHWTSLVALLAYAGLQSIPDAYYQAAKIDQASRWSVFRYIELPKIKGVLMIAILLRFMDSFMIYTEPFVVTGGGPGSSTNFLSIDLVKIALGQLDLGPAAAYSIMYFLVILLISWVFFTVMTNLDREDQR; encoded by the coding sequence ATGAACAAGACCGACAACCAAAAGGCCTGGTTCCTCGTCCTGCCGGTGCTGGTCCTGGTTGCCTTCTCGGCGATCATTCCGCTGATGACGGTGGTCAACTACTCCGTCCAGGACACCTTCGGAAACAATGTGTTTTTCCCTGCTGGCCTCGACTGGTTCCGCGAGACGCTTCAATCGGAGCGTATGTGGGCGTCGTTCTGGCGCCAGCTGGCCTTCTCGGCGATCATCCTCGCCATCCAGATACCGCTGGGCGTCTACATCGCGCTCAACATGCCAAAGAAAGGCTTTTGGGTCTCGTTTTGCCTTGTCTTGATGAGCCTGCCGCTGCTGATTCCGTGGAACGTTGTCGGAACGATCTGGCAGATCTTCGGGCGCGTCGACATCGGCCTTCTGGGCTACACGCTCGCCAGCATCGGCATCGACTACAACTACACCCAAGACGCGGTGGATGCTTGGGTAACCCTCGTCGTGATGGATGTATGGCACTGGACATCGCTGGTGGCCCTGCTGGCCTATGCAGGCCTGCAGTCTATTCCCGACGCCTACTACCAGGCCGCAAAAATCGATCAGGCGAGCCGCTGGAGCGTCTTTCGCTACATTGAGCTTCCCAAGATCAAGGGCGTTCTCATGATCGCCATTCTGCTGCGCTTCATGGACAGTTTCATGATCTACACCGAACCGTTCGTCGTTACAGGCGGCGGGCCCGGTTCGTCGACCAACTTCCTGTCCATTGACCTGGTCAAGATCGCGCTTGGCCAGCTCGATCTCGGGCCAGCGGCCGCCTATTCGATCATGTACTTCCTGGTGATCCTTCTGATCTCCTGGGTGTTTTTCACTGTGATGACCAATCTCGACCGGGAGGACCAGCGCTAA
- a CDS encoding DUF2160 domain-containing protein, producing the protein MDLSWMAWTRETAIFFGVIASLLIIFTILAIRFPETPRVGVLRIETTRGDRLFITLLGSAFINLAWLGLEVGPQPYALLVCLVYAAAVFRWV; encoded by the coding sequence ATGGATCTTTCCTGGATGGCATGGACGCGCGAAACGGCGATTTTCTTCGGCGTCATTGCATCGCTTCTCATCATCTTCACCATCCTTGCCATTCGCTTCCCGGAGACCCCGCGCGTCGGGGTTCTTCGGATCGAAACCACGCGTGGCGACCGTCTGTTCATCACGCTCTTGGGCTCAGCCTTCATCAATTTGGCCTGGCTGGGCCTCGAGGTCGGGCCGCAGCCCTATGCGCTGCTGGTCTGCCTCGTCTACGCCGCAGCGGTTTTCCGCTGGGTCTGA
- a CDS encoding ABC transporter substrate-binding protein — protein MKTILRTSSMVALAAGMALPAVPAFADMDAARAFLDAEIERSVLSREEQEAEMQWFIDAATPYAGMEIQVVSETITTHEYEANVLAPAFSAITGIQVTHDLIGEGDVVERLQTQMQTGENIYDAYINDSDLIGTHWRYQQVRNLTDWMAGEGADVTNPNLNLDDFIGLDFTTGPDGKLYQLPDQQFANLYWFRYDWFTDEKNMADFEAEYGYPLGVPVNWTAYEQIAEFFTGRDLSHMGVDGEVYGHMDYGRRDPSLGWRFTDAWMSMAGMGDVGEPNGLPVDEWGIRVNDASQPVGSCVARGGATNGPAAVYAIEKYTKWLNEYAPPSAPGMNFSEAGPIPSQGGIAQQMFWYTAFTADMVGEGAAAVLNEDGSPRWRMAPSPHGVYWEDGMKIGYQDAGSWTLMQSTPVDRAQAAWLYAQFVTSMTVDLQKSHTGLTFIRESSINHESFTERAPLLGGLVEFYRSPARLQWSPTGTNVPDYPRLAQLWWQNIGDASSGALSAQEALDNLCTEQERVLERLERSGVQGELGPVLNEEMDASFWLDQPGAPKARLDTEEEEPMTVSYDELIQSWQ, from the coding sequence ATGAAGACTATTCTTAGAACAAGCTCGATGGTTGCGCTGGCCGCCGGTATGGCGCTCCCAGCGGTGCCAGCGTTCGCAGACATGGACGCAGCACGCGCATTCCTTGACGCTGAAATCGAGCGCTCGGTACTCAGCCGCGAGGAGCAGGAAGCGGAGATGCAATGGTTCATCGACGCCGCCACGCCCTATGCTGGCATGGAAATCCAAGTCGTTTCCGAAACGATCACGACGCACGAATACGAAGCCAACGTGCTGGCGCCCGCCTTTTCGGCCATCACCGGCATTCAGGTCACCCACGATCTGATTGGCGAGGGTGATGTGGTCGAGCGTCTGCAGACACAGATGCAGACCGGCGAGAACATCTACGACGCCTACATCAATGATTCCGACCTGATCGGCACCCACTGGCGTTATCAGCAGGTGCGCAACCTGACCGATTGGATGGCCGGCGAAGGGGCGGACGTTACCAACCCCAACCTCAACCTCGATGACTTCATCGGGCTCGATTTCACCACCGGCCCTGACGGTAAGCTCTATCAGCTGCCCGACCAGCAGTTCGCGAACCTCTATTGGTTCCGTTATGATTGGTTCACCGACGAGAAGAACATGGCGGACTTCGAAGCCGAATATGGCTATCCGCTCGGCGTTCCGGTGAACTGGACAGCCTACGAGCAGATCGCCGAATTCTTCACCGGACGTGACCTCAGCCATATGGGCGTTGACGGCGAAGTCTATGGCCACATGGATTATGGTCGCCGCGACCCGTCGCTCGGCTGGCGCTTCACGGACGCGTGGATGTCCATGGCGGGTATGGGCGATGTGGGTGAGCCGAACGGTCTGCCCGTCGATGAGTGGGGCATTCGCGTCAACGACGCATCCCAGCCCGTTGGCTCATGCGTCGCCCGGGGCGGCGCCACCAATGGCCCAGCCGCCGTGTACGCGATTGAGAAGTACACCAAATGGCTCAACGAGTACGCCCCGCCCTCCGCGCCGGGCATGAACTTCTCAGAAGCTGGTCCCATCCCCTCGCAAGGCGGGATCGCCCAACAGATGTTCTGGTACACCGCCTTTACCGCCGATATGGTCGGTGAAGGTGCGGCTGCAGTCCTGAATGAAGATGGCTCGCCGCGCTGGCGCATGGCTCCCAGCCCGCACGGCGTTTACTGGGAAGACGGCATGAAGATCGGTTACCAAGACGCCGGCTCCTGGACGTTGATGCAGTCAACCCCCGTGGACCGTGCGCAGGCCGCGTGGCTGTACGCACAGTTCGTCACCTCCATGACGGTCGACCTGCAGAAGTCTCACACCGGCCTGACGTTCATCCGTGAATCGTCGATCAACCATGAGAGCTTCACAGAGCGGGCACCGCTTCTGGGTGGTCTCGTCGAGTTCTACCGCTCGCCGGCACGCCTGCAATGGTCGCCGACGGGAACCAACGTGCCGGACTATCCGCGTCTCGCGCAGTTGTGGTGGCAGAACATTGGGGACGCGTCCTCCGGCGCTTTGTCCGCGCAGGAAGCGCTCGACAATCTGTGCACCGAGCAAGAGCGTGTGCTTGAGCGCCTTGAGCGTTCCGGTGTTCAGGGTGAGCTTGGCCCGGTCCTCAACGAAGAGATGGACGCCAGCTTCTGGCTCGATCAGCCTGGCGCTCCGAAGGCAAGGCTCGACACTGAGGAAGAAGAGCCGATGACGGTCAGCTATGACGAGCTGATCCAGTCCTGGCAGTAG
- the cysG gene encoding siroheme synthase CysG, translating into MRTATFSRRKPSNAAPTRMDPLSVLPVFLNLQNKRAVLIGGSEAAAWKAELLASAGARVDIYATTIDDEMADLLRNGASSGTLTHHKRPWGLDCLAPASCIIADAETDDEARALVCAARGAGVPINIIDKPAFCQFQFGSIVNRSPAVISISTAGAAPIMGQAIRRKIETLLPQGLKGWAAAAQAVRATVMERLSPGPERRAFWERFVDRAFSGERPPETASDDLYRSIHQPGKTSGRVTLVGAGPGDPELLTMKAIRALQAADVILFDDLVSDAILELARREAKRMMVGKRGGRDSCKQDDINALMIKLAGQGKHVVRLKSGDPMVFGRAGEEIDALRAHDIPVSIVPGITSASALASQAGVSLTHRDHAQAVSFVTGHSKKGALPTTLDLAAMAKPGTSHIIYMGGRTAPDLTSALLAHGGDGSRPVLVARSVSRPDEQIVCGQLKKLPELVAETHGDGPLLIGIGDAFGRANINAPLEGPAHNRADDFQTTAVAAAG; encoded by the coding sequence ATGAGGACCGCCACATTTTCGCGCCGCAAGCCGTCCAATGCTGCACCCACCCGCATGGATCCACTCTCCGTGCTGCCGGTGTTCCTGAACCTCCAAAACAAACGTGCCGTCCTTATCGGCGGAAGCGAAGCGGCGGCATGGAAAGCGGAACTTCTCGCATCCGCTGGCGCGCGTGTGGACATCTATGCGACCACGATTGACGACGAGATGGCCGATTTGCTGCGCAATGGTGCGTCGTCAGGGACACTGACCCACCATAAGCGCCCTTGGGGTCTGGACTGCCTCGCTCCGGCCTCCTGCATCATTGCTGACGCTGAAACCGATGACGAAGCGCGTGCACTGGTGTGCGCGGCGCGCGGCGCCGGCGTCCCGATCAACATCATAGACAAGCCAGCCTTCTGCCAATTCCAGTTCGGTTCGATCGTCAATCGCTCCCCGGCCGTCATCTCCATCTCGACCGCCGGTGCGGCGCCCATCATGGGACAGGCGATCCGCCGGAAGATCGAGACGTTGCTGCCACAGGGCTTAAAGGGCTGGGCAGCGGCTGCCCAAGCGGTCCGCGCAACAGTCATGGAACGATTGTCTCCGGGTCCCGAGCGCCGGGCATTCTGGGAACGGTTTGTCGATCGGGCGTTTTCCGGCGAGCGTCCGCCCGAAACTGCATCGGATGACCTCTACCGATCGATCCACCAGCCGGGAAAAACATCAGGCCGCGTAACCTTGGTTGGCGCAGGGCCCGGCGACCCCGAGCTTTTGACGATGAAAGCTATTCGGGCACTGCAGGCAGCCGACGTGATCCTTTTTGACGATCTGGTATCAGACGCCATTCTTGAACTGGCGCGCCGGGAAGCCAAACGCATGATGGTTGGAAAGCGCGGCGGGCGCGACAGCTGCAAACAGGACGACATCAACGCTTTGATGATCAAGCTCGCCGGTCAAGGTAAACATGTTGTCCGATTGAAGTCCGGCGACCCCATGGTCTTCGGACGTGCAGGCGAAGAGATCGACGCCTTGAGGGCTCATGACATCCCAGTCAGCATCGTACCTGGAATCACATCGGCAAGTGCGCTTGCAAGCCAAGCTGGCGTCTCCTTGACCCATCGCGACCACGCGCAAGCTGTGAGTTTCGTAACGGGGCATTCGAAGAAGGGCGCGTTGCCCACAACGCTTGACCTTGCTGCGATGGCAAAACCGGGTACGAGCCACATCATTTATATGGGTGGCCGCACTGCGCCAGATTTGACCTCCGCCCTGCTCGCCCATGGGGGAGACGGCAGCCGGCCCGTTCTTGTCGCGCGGTCAGTGAGCCGTCCAGACGAACAGATCGTTTGCGGGCAGCTTAAAAAACTGCCTGAACTCGTTGCTGAAACCCACGGTGATGGCCCCTTGTTAATCGGTATTGGCGACGCGTTCGGGCGTGCCAACATCAACGCGCCACTGGAAGGACCGGCGCACAACCGGGCAGATGATTTTCAAACAACGGCTGTCGCTGCTGCGGGCTGA
- a CDS encoding carbohydrate ABC transporter permease, translating into MAVTTSGAPATTSATKTKASGTGLRINRKAIVMGLYLLFLFLPIYWLINMSLKTNAEILGGLTIFPQNLTFENYVTILTDPAWYSGYINSMIYVSLNTIISLAVALPAAYAFSRYNFLGDKHLFFWLLTNRMAPPAVFALPFFQLYGSVGLFDTHIAVALAHTLFNVPLAVWILEGFMRGVPKEIDETAYIDGYSFPKFFVKIFMPLIASGIGVAAFFCFMFSWVELLLSRTLTATEAKPIAATMTRTIGASGIDWGVLAAAGVLTIVPGALVIYFVRNYIAKGFALGRV; encoded by the coding sequence ATGGCTGTCACCACCTCGGGCGCGCCTGCCACCACATCGGCAACCAAAACCAAAGCCAGCGGGACGGGCTTGCGGATCAACCGCAAGGCCATCGTGATGGGTCTTTATCTGCTGTTCCTGTTCCTACCGATCTATTGGCTCATCAATATGAGCCTCAAGACCAACGCGGAAATCCTTGGCGGACTGACCATTTTTCCGCAGAACCTGACGTTCGAAAACTACGTCACGATCCTGACCGATCCGGCCTGGTATTCGGGCTATATCAACTCGATGATCTACGTGTCGCTGAACACGATCATCTCGCTCGCCGTTGCGCTACCGGCTGCCTACGCATTCAGCCGCTACAATTTTCTCGGCGACAAGCACCTGTTCTTCTGGCTTCTGACGAACCGGATGGCCCCGCCGGCGGTGTTCGCCCTGCCCTTCTTCCAGCTTTATGGCTCGGTTGGCCTGTTCGACACCCACATCGCGGTCGCCCTCGCCCACACGCTGTTCAACGTGCCGCTCGCGGTGTGGATCCTTGAAGGGTTCATGCGGGGGGTCCCGAAAGAGATCGACGAAACGGCCTACATCGATGGCTACTCGTTCCCTAAATTCTTCGTCAAAATCTTCATGCCGCTGATCGCGTCGGGTATCGGCGTCGCGGCGTTCTTTTGCTTCATGTTCTCCTGGGTAGAACTGCTTCTATCGCGCACGCTGACCGCCACCGAGGCCAAACCCATCGCCGCCACCATGACCCGCACCATCGGGGCGTCAGGGATTGATTGGGGCGTGCTCGCTGCAGCCGGCGTCCTCACCATCGTGCCCGGCGCGCTCGTGATCTATTTCGTCCGCAACTACATCGCCAAGGGCTTTGCCCTGGGGAGGGTGTGA
- a CDS encoding nitrate reductase, with amino-acid sequence MDAGPAKTIRTTCPYCGVGCGIQATQSAAGVTVNGDKAHPANFGRLCSKGTQLAETIGLEDRLLYPEIAGTRSSWTDAINTVADAFTNAIAEHGPESVAFYVSGQLLTEDYYVTNKLMKGFIGSANIDTNSRLCMASSVAGHKRAFGADTVPGTYEDLELADLVVLTGSNLAWCHPVLYQRIAAAKKERAGGSNPMRVVVIDPRRTATCAIADLHLPLAPDTDVALFTGLLRHLARVSVAHEHYVDAHTVGIDEALSDAQSWTIERVSETCRLRPSEVARFYDWVTSTTKTVTVYSQGVNQSTSGTDKVGSIINTHLLTGRIGKPGMGPFSVTGQPNAMGGREVGGLANMLAAHMELANPDHRQTVQAFWGSPTIADKPGLKAVDLFEAIHDGRIKALWVMATNPAVSLPDADRVDDALAKVPFLAVSDVVSSTDTLRHTRRPGGVALPASAWAEKDGTVTNSERVISRQKGFLPLPGEARHDWRIICDVADAMGFGHGFDFASPHEVFDEHARLSGAGKPLTRDFDISGLAGLSKAAYDALNPVRWPLRADGARTERFFAQGGFYHPDGKARFIVPKHTTAQKHEPKYPFTLNTGRVRDHWHTMTRTGRSPRLSGHMAEPYCELHTHDAKRLGITPASLVRLSSPHGSAVLRALVTDDQQVGSVFAPMHWNAQTSNGGRIDALVAPETDPFSGQPALKFSRVRVKPAGMAWHGFAVLAERPSTLPFAYWSIATCEGGFALEFADTEPSESLAAIASELIGGKPDLGYEDRVAGSARFVSHQGRKLSAAVFIAREPVAVSRRWAIGMLTEPLGDARSRLALLAGRPAASQADHGPIVCSCFSVGRNTINTAIAGGASTVEEVGTRCKAGTNCGSCRSEISGLLERAGTAPPALLESAE; translated from the coding sequence ATGGATGCCGGGCCTGCCAAAACGATACGCACCACCTGCCCTTATTGCGGGGTGGGTTGCGGCATACAAGCAACCCAGTCAGCGGCTGGTGTGACCGTCAACGGAGATAAGGCGCATCCTGCCAATTTCGGCCGCCTGTGCTCCAAGGGAACCCAGCTTGCCGAGACCATCGGGCTCGAAGACCGGCTGCTGTACCCGGAGATCGCAGGGACCCGGTCAAGCTGGACCGATGCGATCAACACCGTTGCCGACGCATTCACGAACGCGATTGCCGAGCACGGACCCGAGTCTGTTGCATTCTATGTTTCGGGCCAGCTTCTGACCGAGGATTATTACGTTACCAATAAGCTGATGAAAGGCTTTATCGGCTCGGCCAACATCGATACCAATTCGCGGCTGTGCATGGCTTCCTCCGTTGCTGGCCACAAGCGTGCCTTCGGTGCCGATACCGTTCCCGGCACCTATGAGGATCTCGAGCTTGCCGATCTGGTAGTCCTGACTGGCTCCAACCTCGCCTGGTGCCACCCGGTCCTCTACCAGCGCATCGCCGCCGCGAAGAAGGAGCGCGCCGGCGGGTCCAACCCGATGCGCGTGGTGGTCATCGATCCACGCCGCACCGCCACCTGCGCTATCGCAGATCTCCACCTACCATTGGCACCAGACACCGACGTCGCTCTGTTTACCGGTCTTTTGCGGCACCTTGCGCGCGTTTCGGTTGCACACGAGCACTATGTCGATGCGCACACCGTCGGCATTGATGAAGCTCTGTCCGATGCACAGAGCTGGACCATCGAGCGCGTGTCGGAGACCTGCAGGCTTCGGCCTTCCGAGGTGGCGCGCTTCTACGATTGGGTAACGTCGACAACGAAAACGGTCACCGTCTATTCGCAAGGCGTCAATCAATCGACGAGCGGCACCGATAAGGTTGGCTCCATCATCAATACCCATCTTCTAACCGGTCGCATTGGCAAGCCTGGGATGGGTCCCTTTTCGGTCACCGGTCAACCAAACGCCATGGGTGGCAGAGAGGTTGGCGGCCTCGCCAACATGCTCGCGGCCCACATGGAGCTTGCCAACCCCGACCACAGGCAAACAGTCCAGGCCTTTTGGGGCAGCCCGACGATAGCCGATAAGCCGGGCCTTAAGGCCGTCGATCTGTTTGAGGCGATCCATGATGGCCGGATCAAGGCACTTTGGGTCATGGCGACAAACCCAGCCGTTTCACTGCCAGACGCGGACCGTGTCGATGACGCGCTCGCAAAGGTGCCATTTCTTGCGGTCTCCGATGTCGTCTCGAGCACGGATACACTGCGCCACACGCGTCGGCCGGGTGGTGTTGCGCTCCCAGCCAGCGCCTGGGCCGAGAAAGACGGCACGGTCACAAACTCCGAGCGCGTCATCTCCCGCCAGAAAGGGTTTCTGCCGCTTCCTGGTGAAGCGCGGCACGACTGGCGGATCATATGCGATGTGGCAGATGCCATGGGCTTCGGACATGGATTTGACTTTGCATCGCCCCATGAAGTCTTCGATGAACATGCCCGCCTGTCCGGTGCAGGCAAACCGTTGACCCGCGACTTCGACATATCCGGCCTCGCTGGACTGTCCAAGGCAGCTTACGATGCCCTGAACCCTGTCCGCTGGCCGCTCCGCGCAGATGGTGCACGAACGGAGCGCTTCTTTGCCCAAGGCGGTTTCTATCACCCTGACGGCAAGGCCCGCTTCATCGTCCCGAAGCACACGACGGCACAAAAGCACGAGCCGAAGTACCCGTTCACATTGAACACCGGCCGCGTTCGGGACCACTGGCACACCATGACGCGGACCGGACGAAGCCCGCGATTGTCCGGCCATATGGCCGAGCCATACTGCGAACTTCACACCCATGACGCCAAGCGTTTGGGCATCACGCCAGCCTCTCTTGTGCGCCTGTCGTCTCCGCATGGTTCAGCAGTCTTGCGTGCGCTGGTCACCGATGATCAGCAGGTTGGAAGCGTCTTCGCTCCAATGCATTGGAACGCACAAACGTCAAACGGCGGGCGCATCGACGCCCTCGTCGCACCTGAAACCGATCCGTTTTCCGGTCAACCGGCTTTGAAGTTTTCCCGCGTGAGGGTGAAACCGGCGGGGATGGCCTGGCACGGCTTCGCCGTTCTGGCTGAGCGCCCGTCGACCCTGCCTTTTGCCTACTGGTCGATTGCAACATGTGAAGGCGGCTTTGCGCTGGAATTCGCCGACACCGAACCTTCTGAAAGCCTCGCAGCCATTGCAAGCGAGCTGATCGGCGGGAAACCTGATCTTGGCTATGAAGACCGCGTCGCGGGCAGCGCCCGGTTCGTCTCCCATCAAGGGCGAAAACTAAGCGCTGCCGTCTTCATCGCCCGTGAACCGGTAGCCGTATCCAGGCGCTGGGCAATCGGCATGCTGACCGAACCGCTAGGTGACGCCCGCAGCCGATTGGCGCTGCTCGCCGGTCGCCCTGCGGCTAGCCAGGCCGATCATGGACCTATTGTTTGTTCCTGCTTCTCGGTCGGACGCAACACCATCAACACTGCAATTGCAGGTGGAGCCAGTACCGTCGAAGAGGTTGGCACGCGCTGCAAGGCCGGCACCAATTGCGGCTCCTGCCGGTCCGAAATCTCAGGCCTTCTCGAGCGCGCGGGCACAGCGCCCCCCGCCTTGCTGGAGTCCGCCGAATGA